The Callospermophilus lateralis isolate mCalLat2 chromosome 4, mCalLat2.hap1, whole genome shotgun sequence genomic interval GCTAATGActgaaaatgcttttttttttttttttttttgaaccaccTATGTAACAATAGAGCCAAATCCTCTAGATATAACACCCGCAAATATCTTCACCATTTTTGACGAGCTCTCACCAATGTCTCTGAATGTTTCTTCCTTGAGCTGCCTTCTCCGGTCATGACCATTCCAACACAAAGATTTTCCCCAAAGTTTCAACTTTGCTCCCTAGAAATACCAAACCCAGATCTCAGAAGCTTCTGTCCCCAAACCATCCCACCTCCAATTTCCCATGCCGAAGAGACTCTCTGCTGTTATACACTTTGAGAGGATTGTGTTCCTTTCCTTCCAAATTACTAACTCGGTTATTCGTTTGTATGACTTTAAGCTAGTGTCATTTTCTCTCCATAAATTGGAAATTTAATGAAACTTAAACACCATGAAACACTCTAATTAGAATCACTAGTTTAATATTTTCACTTCCATGATAACATTAACTTAAATGAGTCCTTGATTTATCTTAAAcatttttctcaccaaatctgttTTTCAGTTCACTGTGAGTGTTCCAATCAGAGGCCTTATAAATTGAGAACTAATATTTGCTATGTGTATATTCCATATTATAGAGTCAAGATGTATTATTTCATTTCATGCTAACAAGCTTGTGGATATGACTAGTATATGCCATTTGACCTCATAAAACTGAGAGGCTTGGGACACGTAATTAAAAATGCTTCAGACTTAGATTTTTGTTTTGCTCCAAAGCTCTGTTCATATACTTCTTCTTAAATCCCATAGCTAAAATCCATTGTTAATAAGCTGAccacagttttttttctttctactccTTTCCAAGGAGATGAATTAGACACACTCAAACTTTACTGAAgattatggaaataaaataatagaGTGGTAAACTACTTGAAAAATTTCAGTTCTGTCATTTAACCTAGTTTTCAAATTGTATTGTGAATGAACTCTAGCCCTGGGAGCAGTTTATTACTGATAATACAATTATTCCCTAATTATCATCTACTtttcacataattttttaaaaatacattttaactaTTTAAAGCTTGGAGGATTTGGTGAATATAAACCTGTTGTGACCACATCTCAAGATCTGTGCCTCCCAAGTTCTGCTTAGAAATAGTCTAATTGCAATTACAGGCATCTCACATTTTGTAAACAGTTTGAGTTCCAAGAGTTCATAAATTGGTTGTTTGGAATCAGTGCGTATTTTCCCATTGAGCTAATCTAATAAAGAATGGCTGTTTCCCAAGCTGCCTTTTCTGTGTTCTCTCCTCCCACATTCTTCCCTCAagtctcaaaacaacaacaacaaggggAGACTCTGTGTAAACCAACGTGAATACTAAACCTACTTTTACTGCCCCGAGTGCTAGAGTATGTTGGGAAAAGAGCTTTGTGATTTAGTAAGGCACAGCAATTCAGCAGGTAAAGGTAGACTTTACACAGAAAAAGAGACACTTTTCTCCAGGAGATTGCTCCTGGGTTTTTCTCTAGTGAGAAAACCTGAACGAAGGAAACTAAAAGGGGAAAGGGAAAACATTCAAATTTTTTAGCAGGTTCATGCTGTTCATCTACCTGATACCTCTTAAAATCAGTGGCAAGTCTAAGAATGGTGTGACTTCAATGTTACTTTTATTACCCAAATTTCAAAATCTTTTAATAGTTATACTTTTCACATCTCATCTTTCTCTGTACCAATAATCTCAGTAATAAAAGTATTTTATAGAGtatgctacatttaaaaaaattgtacacaGTAATGGATTAATTACCAcatgatattttgatacatgtatttgttgtataatttttaaatctattaaacATATTTATCTCATTAAACACATTATTTCATCAGTTTTTGTCTTGCTATGAGCAAAAGACCTGATAGGAATAATTAGAGGAGGAAGTTTAtttgggactcatggtttcagaagtctcagtccatagatggccaactccatcgctctgggctcaagatgaggcagaacatcatggcagaagggcatggaggaggaaagcagctcaggacatggcaaacaAGAAGCAGAGCTCTTCTCACCAGggaaaaaatataaaccccaaaggctcaccccccagtgacctacctcctcttgccacaccctacctgactccaattaaaacccAGTTAATCCAAATCAATGAATTAACTCACTGTTTAGGTCACAACTCTCATAATTGaagcatttcacctctgaacactcttgccatgtctcacacatgagctttggagaGAAAACACATCCAATCTATAACATggtgaaaatttttaaattctttcctGTAGCcttttgaaatgtacacttcactATTACTATCTTAAGTCATCCATCCATGCAATAGCTCACTAGAACTTCTTGCTCCTAACTATAACTTACTACCCCATTAATCAACTTTTCCCTGCTACACCTTGCTCTCCCCAAATGTGCTCTATTTTTTAAGtgatttcagatttttaaaaaaatagaatatcttcATAACAAACCTTGAGAGGGTGGACATTTTTTGtcattatattaattttatagaTGAAAATATAAGGCTTTGACATTAGAGTTCACTGAGTCTTCATAGGCCAAAAGCAACTCTATTCTGGGCTTTCCGTGTCCCTATTTCAATTTCAAGGCTATTTCTCCATTGTTTGCCTCCGTCAAATTTCACTCCTCCCTCTAGAGTCCTATTCCATGAGAAGAGGAATTGGTAGTCTACTGCATTATCCTGAACACCCACAACACTTCTCCGACACTTAGTGACTAGTAATATTGAACAAATGCATTTCAGTCATTAATTATTTGAACAACAATGCTATATACTTTTGCTGgtgaaaaaaataactttttataaGAGGCAGCATAATCTATGCTAAGAGCGCACACTCATTTTCCATAACAAATGTTCAATTTTACCCTGGGCTGTTGAAGCCTTTCCTCTACAGTCTTAATGACTTTAGCAAGCAAGGACTgatgaaaatggaagaaaatatcacaaaagaAGTACTGATTTCTTGCTGCTCTTCCCTGTGCTTCCTACATTTTCAAAATCCTAAGAACAGTTCTCAGGATTGATAAGGAATTTTGcagctaaataataataataataataataataataataaacaaccaCCATAAAACAGCCCAAAATATCAAAACTTAACATCCAAAGTCAATAGAGATTGTGAGGAGTTGCCTTCTGGAATAAACAACTTGAGTTAAAACTTTTTCTGGTTCCTAAATTGACTAACAGTTGATTTCTTGCATTATCTTCACTCTATTTAAAGGAGACAAAGTGATAGGGAAAATAATCTGAAATCATGACTCCTGGAGGAAGAATAATAAGACCTTTTCCATCTGGTTTTTCAGGCAATGACTATAAAGGCCAAAACCAAGGTTGACTGTCATCCCAAGGGCCACTTATCAATAGAGGGAGTCCTTCCAGAGTTTGAGGGGAGGAAATAACATTAaacaaaaggaagagagagaacaacaacaaagagagagagagagagagagagaataaacctTTCCAACAGCTGTACCTTTTTTTCCTTCATAAGAATTGGTCTTAGCCCTAACACAGCTTTATACTATAAATGAAAACTGATGTTCATCAAACAGCAATATGCTATATGCCTCGCATGCATGACATTGTTTGACTGAGACCTTACCCAAACTTTGTAGGTCAACCACTATTACCTCAAAGAAAATCAAGACCTAGTACGTACACATGGGCACATAAATACAAAGTCCTAAGGGCCTTGAAGAGAGTCCTTTGGAATCTAGGGCCCTTGCACTTCACCTTTTGTGTTCTGCCTCACGAAgaactgtatgtgtgtgtgagtgtgagtgtgtgtggtggACCATGGACAAGctgcaataattttaaaaaaaatctataacccTGCTTGTGCCTTGGTTACTACCTTTCTCATATGAATCCTATTAAACAACTTATCGGTAGTAGATGGATAGCAAGAATGCCAAAGAAAAAGCAGTGAGCACCCAGTGTGTAGAACAGGAGCCATAACAGAAGTACCTTGGAGGAGGCCACAGGTGCATCCCAAAAATATCAGGTAGCTCTGGGTGAGTCCTATCTTCACTAAAACTATTTTTGAGGGGTTATTACATGTATTCCATTCTCTGTCTCATCCCTTACTTCATATGTCCTACTGCTCTCCATGGAAGGAAACAGAATTCAGATCTTGGTTGCCcctctccatttaaaaaaaaaaaaaaggtagccaAGGAGAAGGGTGTCTATGGAAGAATCCAGAGGGTCATTTCATAGAGCATGGGATATGAGAGCACCCTTCAACCACCCCTTCTAGCTCCCAACTTATCTTACATTTTAGTAAAGAGAGGAAAGAGATTATTTACCTGCTCCTATAGAGGCTGAAGCCTGAAAGTCATGTGTAACCTTTGAAGGACTGTAATGGTTTTAATCACAGGAATAACATCTTTTTGACAGGCAGGAGAGAGGAAAGAGCTGAACCACACTGCAAATATTAACCAAGCTATTTTGGAGCAATGGCTATTGCCTTTGAAATCTTTCACCATGAGTCTATACTTAGAATTCAGATGAGCCCAGGGGGAGGGGAATGGGGCAGTGTTAATCCCCAGTTGTTTTGAAGTTGTCTTGTAAGCAGGTTGGTGTCTAAACTGACCAAAATGGAAGTGTTCGAGGCTTTGCTTAAATTACGGGATTCTCTCTTGTATTTTGGTTTAACCTGTTCCTCATATAGACTGTCACTTCACTCTGGGTGGCGACACGTCTCAGTTTTCTTTCAAACTAGATGTTCTAGAGAGCACTAGCTGCAGTCACATTGGGAGACTGATGCTCCATGACAGCTAAAAGTTGGATTGAGTTTCAGGAGCTACTATATATAAAGCTGGGTCGACTTATGTCACCGCACTAATTAAATGCCATCTGGGTGGTTCCTCTGGGTTTTGAGTCCATCACCCAGTTCAGATCGAGTCAGAGGCCAAGGAGGAGAACATGATGATGGACCTTTTTGAAACTGGCTCCTATTTCTTCTACTTGGACGGGGAAAATGTTACCCTGCAGCCGTTAGAAGTAGCAGAGGGCTCTCCTTTGTATCCAGGGAGTGATGGTACCCTATCTCCCTGCCAGGACCAAATGCCCCCAGAAGCCGGGAGCGACAGCAGCGGAGAGGAGCATGTACTGGCACCCCCAGGCCTGCAGCCTCCCCACTGCCCCGGCCAATGTCTGATCTGGGCTTGTAAGACGTGCAAGAAAAAGTCTGCCCCCACCGACCGTCGGAAAGCCGCCACTCTGCGCGAGAGGAGGCGGCTAAAGAAAATCAACGAGGCCTTCGAGGCACTGAAGCGGCGAACTGTAGCCAACCCCAACCAGAGGCTGCCCAAAGTAGAGATTCTGCGGAGCGCCATCAGCTACATTGAGCGGCTGCAGGACCTGCTGCACCGATTAGATCAGCAGGATAAAATGCAGGAGCTAGGGGTGGACCCCTTCAGCTACAGACCCAAGCAAGAAATTGTAAGCCCCAGATGCTGCCGGGGAGGGAAATGTAAAGGCTGATTAAACGCCTTCCGCGGGGCCTTAACTTCCAGCTGCTGAGTCTCTTCCCTTACTCCTTTCTTGCCTGCCCCTCCCGTTCCCTCTCTAGATGAACCCCCAGTGACCCAAGACGACCAGGTCGCTCCAATAGGCAGGAAATGCGTACCCGGCCCAAGGAAGCAGAGGAGACACCCCCAGAAGGCCCCCCTCCCCCGGAATTTGTTTCTTTCCTAATCTGTTGCTTTGGTTTTCCCTCCAGCTTGAGGGTGCGGATTTCCTGCGCACCTGCAGCTCCCAGTGGCCAAGTGTTTCGGATCATTCCAGGGGGCTCGTGATAACTGCTAAGGAAGGTAAAGTAAAAGGGAGGGCACTGGGCTGCGCTAGAGAGCATCCCGGGAGGGAGCTGGGGTGTTCGCTCCGGACTCAGAAGTGAGCGCAGGGGCGCGTCCTGCTAGAACCGCGCTCTCAGAGCGCAGGAACGTGGTCTTCTCGCGCTGTCAAAGGGGCCTCCTGGCGGGGCACGGAGCTGCCTGCTTCTTCCTTACACGGTGCATTGTTGGTGTGTGTTCCTATTTGTTTCCTGTGTTCAGGAGGAGCAAACGTTGATTCGTCGGCCTCCAGCAGCCTTCGGTGCCTTTCTTCCATTGTGGATAGTATTTCCTCCGAGGAACGCAAACTCCCTTGCGTAGAGGAGGTGGTGGAAAAGTAACTCTGGGCCGGCGCGTTCCACGCAGCAGGAAGACTCCTTCTCCACCTAATCCTTTAGATTAGGTCACATTGCATTACCATTTAGACACCCAGACCCCAGATTTTAGGAAAGGGAAGGAGACATATTCATAAAGAAACTTGTTCAAACTCAAACGAAAGGGCCTTTTGGCTTTgggcttctatttttttttttttttttttttttttttttggaaccgcACGAGTGCCTTAGGTctagcatccctgttttgtttttgtttggttggttttgtaATATATTAACTTTTATTACGGGCGATCCTTTGTGCCACGTGCGAAAGAAGTTCATTCCTGTCTAAAGTGGGAACGTTAATGTTAGTGGTACTTAATGTACTTTTGTATATAGTCTTAGTACGTTCATTTTTTTATGTAAACTTAAGAAGTATATTTTAAATGTGGACTGATGGATTGTATATAAAATGTGTGAGGATCCTGGTAttgtaatattaaaaataagtttCTATATGAACAaggttgccttaatttgattcaaCTGGAAAAATACATTTGAGGGCATGTGTACAAAAATAAAGAGGAGCCATATTTTAATTTAGACACCACAGAAGCCCATTTATTGGGGTGCTTTCTTTCAGACTGAGTAATTTTCTTTTGTCTGATTTAAACCGGGTAATTTAATATTTCATATAGATCTTACACTTGTGATTAGAAGTGAAGAGTATCCAGAAGGAATCTGCGCTTTCCTTTTATCAGCACccgtttctttcttccttttctttgtcttttttcctcttcttgCCATTCTGTACTTGGTGATTTGGGTATGGCTTACTTACCCAGAGTTAACAACTGAATTTTCAATCTAGTAAAATTTTGTTGGCAAGAAATTCCAGAACAAAATTCTTTGCTGATTTCCCTAAAAGATTTTCAGCTTATTTAATCCAAATTATTTTCCTCTCCTTGATGTTGCAGGCTGTTTCCCAGCATTGATCTGAGTACCCAGGGGGCTGTACTGGCCTCCTCCACAGTTTTCTTGAACTAGACTGGTCCCTATCAGACTGGCATATCCTCAAGGCCTCTTTGGCCTggatttgtttttcaaatacaaagataaaagaaggatgggctTCTTTGAAGGGTGGGTTGCTTTAAGAGAGGGAAAGGGTTAAATGGTTGAgggcaaaaaacaacaacaacaacacacatgAAATCTCTTAGCTGGGCCAAACAGCAGAGCCCCAGAGAGACTCTAAGCCCCAGGAGTTCCTCATCATGAGGATTTTACAACGTGTGCCAGGTTTGTTTATCCTGTAACTTCAggaagaaaagaccaccaagaaacaCAGTGGGAAGTGAAGTGGAGAAGAGGAGCAAGCCTCTACTTCTCCCTTCCATTCTCCAAAGCTTATCTTCACTTCCTACCCCCACCCCTTAATGTCTACCTTACCCCTTTACTTTACCCCTTTCTTCCCCACAGCTGACAATCAGCTCACAGTTGTAAAAAATCAAACCCATTGCTGTATTTCCCTGTTCAACTTGGCTTCTTAACACTCCAAGGTCTGATCTTCCTTTTGTGCACCCCACAAGTTCCTGAGAATGCCACAAGTAGTGCTCCCTGCAGGCTGGAGATACAGCTTGCCCCTTTTCCATTTTAGAAGAGAAACCCCCTTCCTGAGGGTAATACAGATTGAATATTCCTTATCCAGAAGTGTGTTGGATTTCGAATGttttcagattttgaaatatttgtataGGCTTTGTGGTTGAGCACACTGAATCCCTCAATTCCAAAATCCCAAATGCTCcaaaatttgaaactttttgAGCATCATATAGGCAGTCAAAAAGTTTGGATTTAAGAACATTTCTGATTTAGAATTTTCTGAATTGAGGTGTGCTCAGACTGTAGTTAGTCTTCTGAGCATATGGATAAATGCAGTTTCTTCTCAAATACTTTTAGAATGCAGAGAGGGGAGATCCAGTAGTGCACTTGGTGGTTAGAACATGCTACTTATAAAACACAGAATAGTTCATAGAGGAAACTGACATTGACATATAATCCCTTTTAAAGGTTTGAGAGAAGCAGGCAGGAAGTTTAAGGATGCAAACCATGGAGCCTCTGGAGGAGGTGGACTACCTAGATTAAATTCAGGCTGCTACTGTGTAGCCCTGGGCTAGTCACTGCTGCTTCTTGGGCCTACTTCTTCATTTACAAAATAATGAGGACAACAGGGCCTGATTCCTGGAGTTGCAAAGATGCACTGAGATACACATATAAAGTGCTAAGCCAAAATAGTGTACAAAATAAGTTCCAGATGCCAGATCACTTTATTTTTCATTAGTAAATCTAAATTGACCATCAAaaggtttttcttccaccataggTCCCAGTTCCTTCAGCCTTTGCTGGCTCTGGCTGGGGAAAGTATTCATAGCAAAGAGAACTGGGACAATGTGAATGAGCCATTCTTAGTATTTTCCACATTGACTCATAATCTTTCATCAACCAGCCAGAGAGAGGTACTGTTGTtatgtctattttagagaagatgatCCTTTGGAATAGCGAGGTCCTTCCATGTGGCAAGTATAAAGCCCAGATGGCTGCAAGGTCCTACCCTCAACTACCAGGTACCTTACAAGAGAAGCTTTGGGAAATTAACGTGGAAAACTTTATGGTCTATAGAGTAATTTGGTGGTCTTTGACAGTtgttttccaaaagttctttCTCAAGAGTGGTTAGCTAGTGAACTGCAAGTTAGAGAagttacattatttttaaaaaataaactctttCATGTGATTTTGGGGTGCAGGGAATACAGACATTCAATGTTCTCAACTACTATTGAGGCTGGCAGAGAAAAATTGGGAAATGAAACCTGACTTTTAACCTTATTAAGACATTGTTAAATTAAACTTAGAAACATTTACCAGTCACATTATCCAACCAAAATATGTGTGAATATGTGCCAGTTGCATATGTTCCCAATAATATCCATATTATAtatctggattttttttccctgaagacTTGCTCtaaaatgtgtgtatgtgtgtgtgtgtgtgtgtgtgtgtgagtgtgtgtgtgtgtgcatgcgtgcgcacacacacacacatatatatacatacacacatatacctaTATTTTAAAGAATCAACTTCATTACACAactgaaataaaatgttttaattgaTGAGGTGAATTCATTTACTTTACaattgcatatatatttataataagaTTTCTCTTAAAACTGCTCAGCAACAGAATGCTTTTATTAAGTCATGGACTTTGCTTGTTGATAGATTTTATTCAGTCTTTGCAAACCAAATCCTCTCTATCTTTCTTAGCTAGCTAGGTAACTTGAGAAATTGTTTGGAATCCGTTTGCCTATGGAAGTCTCTTCGTTAAATAGAGCAAATATTTCCCAAAGACTTTGTGTGACCTCCACTGCTGTAGCTGACAGTGGATTTCCAAAGAAATCCTTGGTGTGTTTGcaattaaaatgtttttgtttgatattaaTGATGATAA includes:
- the Myf6 gene encoding myogenic factor 6; the protein is MMMDLFETGSYFFYLDGENVTLQPLEVAEGSPLYPGSDGTLSPCQDQMPPEAGSDSSGEEHVLAPPGLQPPHCPGQCLIWACKTCKKKSAPTDRRKAATLRERRRLKKINEAFEALKRRTVANPNQRLPKVEILRSAISYIERLQDLLHRLDQQDKMQELGVDPFSYRPKQEILEGADFLRTCSSQWPSVSDHSRGLVITAKEGGANVDSSASSSLRCLSSIVDSISSEERKLPCVEEVVEK